GCTTCCTGCTGGGCGGTTCCGGCTGGGACGACAAGTCCCTGCCCCCGAATGTCTCATGGCTGGGGCATGTCGGCACCAACGATCACAACGCCTTCAACGTCACGCCGAAGGCCGTGCTCAACATCAGCCGCGACAGCATGGCGGCCAACGGGTTTTCGCCCGCGACCCGTGTCTTCGAGGCGGCGGGGGCCGGCGCGTGCCTTCTGACCGACGCCTGGCTCGGCATCGAATTTTTCCTGACCCCCGGCGAAGAGATCCTGGTCGCCCGCGACGGGGCCGATGTCGCCGAGATCATGCGCACGCTGACGCCACAGCGGGCGGAGGCGATCGGCGCGGCAGCGCTGCGGCGCGTTCGGGCCGAGCATACCTACACGCTGAGGGCTCGGCTGGTGGACGACATCTTCAAGGCGCATTTCGAGCGCCGCGCAATGGAGGCTGCGGAATGACGAAACCGCTCGACATCGTTTTCCTTGGGCTCTCCCTGTCTTCGTCCTGGGGCAACGGCCATGCGACGACTTTCCGCGGATTGCTGCGCGCGCTCAACGATCTCGGCCATCGCGTCACCTTCCTCGAACGCGACGTCTCCTGGTACGCGCATCATCGGGACCTGCGCGATCCCGATTTCTGCGACTTGCGCTACTACGAGACAGTCTCGGAGCTGCGCCGAAACCACCGGCGGGAGCTGCAGCGCGCCGATGCAGTGGTGATAGGCTCCTTCGTGCCGGAAGGCAGGGTGATCATCGACGATCTTGCTTCGCTCTGCACGGGGCAGTTCTGCTTTTATGACATCGACACACCGGTGACGCTGGCGCGGGTTGCCGATGACGATTGCGACTATCTTGCCCGCAGGCAGATTCCCTATTTCGACGTCTACTTCTCCTTCACCGGCGGACCGACGCTGGAGCGGCTGGAGTCCGAGTTCGGCGCGCGCCGGGCGGAGGCGCTCTACTGCTCCGTCGATCCGACGCGACATCGTCGCACCAGACACGCCATCGAATGGGACCTTGGCTATCTTGGCACCTACAGCGCCGATCGCCAGCCCTCATTGGAAGCGCTGCTTCTGGAGCCTGCGCGACGCCTGCCCGACCGCCGCTTCGTCGTCGCCGGCTCGCAATATCCCTCCGATATCGCCTGGCCGGACAATGTCGAGCGGATCGAGCACCTGCCGCCTTCTGGACATGCCGCCTTCTACAGCCGCCAGCGCTATACGCTGAACCTTACGCGGGCGTCGATGATCGCGGCCGGATGGTCGCCCAGCGTGCGGCTTTTCGAAGCCGCTGCCTGCGGCACGCCGATCATAAGCGACCGCTGGCCCGGGCTCGACGATTTCTTCCCGGGACCGGCGATCGAGACGGCAGCTTTTGCCGCAGATGTCGAGGAGATCCTCAGCGCCAAATCCGAGCGGGCAAGGCTCGACATGGCCAGACGGGCGCGCGAGGCGGTGCTTTCAAGACATACCGCCATGGCAAGGGCACGTGAATTCGTTTCGGCGCTGACGCCGTCTGTGGGGATGCGTCCGGCGGTCGATCTTGACGTCGAAAGTGCGGCATGAGCGGCAGACAGGAGACCATCGATATGCGGCGATCTAAAAGGGCTGAACAAAGAAGGACCGCGCTTGTTGCCGGCGGTGCCGGTTTCCTCGGTTCGCATTTATGCGAGGCGCTGCTGCATGACGGCTATCGCGTGATCTGCGTCGACAATTTCCTCACCGGCAGAATGGAGAATATCAGTTCGCTGGTTGGCCAGGCGCGCTTTCGACTGATCGAGCAGGACGTTTGCACCCCTCTGGAACTCGGTGAACCTGTCGATCGCGTTTTTAACCTGGCCTGCGCGGCATCGCCGCCTCGCTATCAGGCCGACCCGATCCACACGACGCGGACCTGTGTGATCGGGACTCTCAACCTTTTGGAGCTCGCCGCCGGCAGCGGCGCCCGCTTCCTGCAAGCATCGACCAGCGAAGTCTATGGCGATCCGGAACAGCATCCGCAGCGCGAGGACTATGTCGGCCACGTCAACTGCACCGGACCGCGAGCCTGTTACGACGAGGGCAAGCGCGCCGCCGAAACGCTCTGCTTCGATTATCAGCGCGCCGAGATGGCGGATATTCGCGTCGCGCGCATCTTCAACACCTATGGGCCGAGGATGGACCCCGCCGACGGCCGTATCGTCTCCAATCTGGTCATGCAGGCGATCGAGAAGCGGCCGCTGACGATCTTCGGCGATGGCCGGCAGACCCGCTCCTTCTGCTATGTCACCGATCTGGTCGAGGGCTTGCGCCGCCTGATGGATGTCGACCCCAATCCACGCCAGCCAGTCAATCTCGGCAATCCCGGGGAGTTTTCGATCCTTGAGCTGGCAAGACTGGTGCGCGAGCTGACCGGCACCAGATCGCCCGTGAAATTCCTGCCTCTGCCTGAGGACGACCCGCGCCGCCGGCGCCCCGACATAGGCCGCGCAAAGGCGCTTCTCGGCTGGTCGCCCGAGGTGCCTCTCAGGCAAGGCCTGCTGCAGACGATCGTCTACTTTTCAGGGGTGGACGATCTGGCGATCGCGCCCGTCACTGCAATCGACAGGGCGGGTGGGGGAAAGCTGCAGAACCTGCAGCTCTAAAGCAGCGGCATCTTTTCACCGGGGCGGAACAACCACCCGACATCGCGGTTGGGCAT
This region of Mesorhizobium sp. M2A.F.Ca.ET.046.03.2.1 genomic DNA includes:
- a CDS encoding glycosyltransferase, coding for MTKPLDIVFLGLSLSSSWGNGHATTFRGLLRALNDLGHRVTFLERDVSWYAHHRDLRDPDFCDLRYYETVSELRRNHRRELQRADAVVIGSFVPEGRVIIDDLASLCTGQFCFYDIDTPVTLARVADDDCDYLARRQIPYFDVYFSFTGGPTLERLESEFGARRAEALYCSVDPTRHRRTRHAIEWDLGYLGTYSADRQPSLEALLLEPARRLPDRRFVVAGSQYPSDIAWPDNVERIEHLPPSGHAAFYSRQRYTLNLTRASMIAAGWSPSVRLFEAAACGTPIISDRWPGLDDFFPGPAIETAAFAADVEEILSAKSERARLDMARRAREAVLSRHTAMARAREFVSALTPSVGMRPAVDLDVESAA
- a CDS encoding UDP-glucuronic acid decarboxylase family protein, producing the protein MRRSKRAEQRRTALVAGGAGFLGSHLCEALLHDGYRVICVDNFLTGRMENISSLVGQARFRLIEQDVCTPLELGEPVDRVFNLACAASPPRYQADPIHTTRTCVIGTLNLLELAAGSGARFLQASTSEVYGDPEQHPQREDYVGHVNCTGPRACYDEGKRAAETLCFDYQRAEMADIRVARIFNTYGPRMDPADGRIVSNLVMQAIEKRPLTIFGDGRQTRSFCYVTDLVEGLRRLMDVDPNPRQPVNLGNPGEFSILELARLVRELTGTRSPVKFLPLPEDDPRRRRPDIGRAKALLGWSPEVPLRQGLLQTIVYFSGVDDLAIAPVTAIDRAGGGKLQNLQL